In Myotis daubentonii chromosome 10, mMyoDau2.1, whole genome shotgun sequence, one genomic interval encodes:
- the ARL4A gene encoding ADP-ribosylation factor-like protein 4A, protein MGNGLSDQTSILSSLPSFQSYHIVILGLDCAGKTTVLYRLQFNEFVNTVPTKGFNTEKIKVTLGNSKTVTFHFWDVGGQEKLRPLWKSYTRCTDGIVFVVDSVDVERMEEAKTELHKITRISENQGVPVLIVANKQDLRNSLSLSEIEKLLAMGELTSSTPWHLQPTCAIIGDGLKEGLEKLHEMIIKRRKMLRQQKKKR, encoded by the coding sequence ATGGGGAATGGACTGTCAGACCAAACTTCTATCCTGTCCAGCCTGCCGTCGTTCCAGTCCTATCACATTGTTATTCTGGGTTTGGACTGTGCGGGAAAAACAACTGTGTTATACAGGCTGCAGTTCAACGAATTTGTAAATACTGTGCCCACCAAAGGATTTAACACCGAGAAAATTAAGGTAACCTTGGGAAATTCTAAGACAGTCACTTTTCACTTCTGGGATGTAGGTGGTCAGGAGAAATTAAGACCACTGTGGAAGTCATACACCAGGTGCACGGACGGCATTGTGTTTGTTGTGGACTCTGTTGATGTTGAAAGGATGGAAGAAGCGAAAACCGAACTTCATAAAATAACTAGGATATCAGAAAACCAAGGAGTCCCTGTACTTATAGTTGCTAACAAACAAGACCTGAGGAACTCATTGTCTCTCTCAGAAATTGAGAAATTGTTAGCAATGGGGGAACTGACCTCGTCAACTCCCTGGCATTTGCAGCCCACCTGTGCAATCATAGGCGATGGACTCAAGGAAGGACTGGAGAAACTACATGAGATGatcattaaaagaagaaaaatgctgcggcaacagaaaaagaaaagatga